ATAGATCTTGCGGAGAAGCTGGAAGAATGGGGATGGGGCCCCAAAGCGTTTGCAGTCAGAACAGGAAAGCCTGAAAAAACAATTGCTGCTATTTTAAATGGCAATAGCGGTATTACAGCGGATATAGCTGTTTTGTTTGAAAATGTATTGGGTATACCAGCTCATTTTTGGTTGAACAGACAATCAGCCTATGATGAGTACGTTGCCAGATTAGCAGCGGGTATGTAGAAAAGAATTATAAAGTGATCTACGGGACCAAATATTTAATAAGTGTTGACCTATGCTGATCCGGCATATTAATTTAATCTTCTTCTGTAACATTTATTTCAGCCACCCGACCTACCTGTCCATCTTCCAGCCTCACCTTTATGCCACGTGAATGATAAGGCGCTGAAGTGAGCAGATCCTGTACTATGCCATATGTGAGCTTACCGGATCGTTGATCCTTTTTCAGGATGATGGCTACTTCCAGGCCAGGGTATATATCGCTTCTGTTACGTCCGTGCATATCGGTTAAATTAGAAAAGAGTCCGTTGCAAAGCTAATTCATTTCTGAAAATATATGTCCTTTACGGTGATATTATCAGGTTAAGGAAGAAGATAAAATTATTTTTTTAGTGAGATAAGGAATTTTCCATTCAAAATAAAAATGACAATTATCTGGTCGTCCTGAATAATATTTTTTCCTACATTTATTATCTGTTTTTAACCCAAAAATCAGCATATGAATATTTACAGAACCTTACATCATCCGGACGGTTGGAGTGGTCTGGCTGAGTACGAAATCCGTGACAGCAAAATGTTTAATACCGTACATCACTCCAGTGGTACCAATGCACAGGCATGGTTTGAAATAAGAGAGAATAAGGTCTATCCAACAATGTATCATCCTGCAGGCAGGAGCACATTCCCCTGGTTTGACCTCAACGGAAACAATATTACACCATCTATTCATCATCCCGGAGGCAGTGATGGCCTGCCATGGTACCAGGTAGTATAATCTTTATCATTATTAAAGAAGCGTCTGGTATTCTGTTGCCAGGCGCTTTACTTATACAATGAAAAAGCTACCAGGATAATAATAATACTAAATACAATCAGGTGCGTAAGCCGATATATGCGGGTATCTATCCGGTCGCTGTTGGTAGGCCACCCTACCCCGATCATAAAAGCGATGAACTGCGTTGGCAGTATAACTATAAAAGGCAACAACCAGATGATGAGAGACGAGAGTGCCTTTGCAATATAGCCATTGTGTAACACGATGTATAGGAGTAAAACCGCGAGATAAATGATATAAATGACGAGTAGTTCCAACAGACGCTTTTTCATGGGATGCGGGCGTGATTTTTTACTTGTGTTGAATGCTAATATAGTCCCAAAAAAATGAAGAATGAACATGTACAGAAGGCGTGACGTCACTTCTCCCCTTTCGATAGTTTTTAGTGGTAAAGTTGTGGAAAGATATATAAGGATAGAAAAGTGAGCGTTGAGGTTAGCAATATAATTATTAAATTGTCGCTAACTGTCACTGATTAAGTAGTTTGTTCAACGCATTTTCCAACTGTTTCTTATCTGGTAGGTATAACTGATATTTAGCTAATAACACTTTGTTCGTTATACTGCTGGTTGCATATTCAACCAGGATATGGTTTTTGTATGCACCTAATAATATTCCTACAGGTTCGTTATCTCCTTCAGATGCCTCTTCTTTTTTAAAATAGTTGAGATATAGATTCATTTGACCAATATCAGTATGATCAATTTCCCCTCTCTTTAAATCAATTAAAACAAAGCACTTCAAAATTCTGTGATAAAACAATAGATCAA
The Chitinophaga sp. MM2321 DNA segment above includes these coding regions:
- a CDS encoding YwbE family protein, whose translation is MHGRNRSDIYPGLEVAIILKKDQRSGKLTYGIVQDLLTSAPYHSRGIKVRLEDGQVGRVAEINVTEED